The nucleotide sequence GACGGGCGCTTGTTGCCTTTACTGGGAAACGCTGGGGCCGGCCGGCCAGGTGTTGTCGCTTCAGGTCGCGCTAACCGTATGTGCGATTGCGCTGGCTACCGCCGTGGGCTTCTTGTTCGCTCTACTGAGCACGACATCGCGGAATGCGAGCGGCCTGCATCTGCTGACGAAGGCACTGGCCGAGACGGTGACCGGGTTACTTCATTGTTCTGACGAGATTGCCGGGGTTTCCGGTGCAGCCGGACCCCCATCGGAATTCGACGCTACCCACCACACCGCGTCCCGCCCCGAAACACCCGACACCACCGACGTTTTCGCGAACCTGGCCGGCACGCCCGAACTTAGCCTGCCCACCGCGCCGAGCCCCGGTTTCGCCGACTTCGGCGCGCCCCATTTGCCCATCCTCGGGTTGGCCGGCATGCCCAGCCTGCCCGACTCGTTCCCTGGCCTACCCAACCCTTCGGGCGCCTTAGCCGGTCTCGCGGGACGGGTTGCCCGCCTCAACCAACTCGCCAACACCGCCGCGCAACGAGTGCAGATGATCTCATCTCTGGCCCAGCACGGTGTTTCACAGCCCACCACCCCGGCCAAGCGCCACCCCCACGGCCAGGACAACGCCGTCGCCGCGGGCACCGCCACCGACGAGCGCGCTCCGGTCGACGCCGCGGCCGCCCCCCGCTCGATGACACCAACGGCACAGCCCTAACGGCCGAACCGTCGTCAGCCCAAGCCAGAGCCGCTAGACGTACAACCCGAGAGGAGAGTCAAACCCATGACCCACACTTCGTCGGATATCGCGGACCCCCTCATCATGTGCATGGACGGCGTTAAGACCGTTGCGAGCCACTGTCTCCCGGGCATCGTGGACAATCTCCCGACCGCGTGGCGACGGGGATCCGTCATTTGCGATGCGACCGAGTACGTTTGCGTCGGCGTCCGGTTCTTGCTTGGCGACGGACTCCCTGATCCGGGTGATCGCTACGCGGGTAGTGGGTCGATGTTCGATGAAGTCAGTGCCCAGGTCGCGGCCCTGGTTCCCGGCGGCGGGTGGCGGGGTTGTGCGGCGCAGACCTATGCGGCCCAGAGCCTCGCGCAGTCTGCGCGCGCGAAGATGATGGGCGATCTGGACCGTC is from Mycobacterium marinum and encodes:
- a CDS encoding EspA/EspE family type VII secretion system effector, which produces MTEPIEPMPSDYVERWLANQQKLFPNGETITYGPGGEECGQYFVNGEWVSERPPNWPNGPAEEMAEDAPKRLLRGSLICLGTETLLGSVLTYLGLGFPDSGDDLLSSASMFDGARSQIADLVPGGGWRGAAAQTYAANNLAQSQRAMLIGDLDRLTAGLVSAQADAVKTARWIVGAEMAVVGGTGACCLYWETLGPAGQVLSLQVALTVCAIALATAVGFLFALLSTTSRNASGLHLLTKALAETVTGLLHCSDEIAGVSGAAGPPSEFDATHHTASRPETPDTTDVFANLAGTPELSLPTAPSPGFADFGAPHLPILGLAGMPSLPDSFPGLPNPSGALAGLAGRVARLNQLANTAAQRVQMISSLAQHGVSQPTTPAKRHPHGQDNAVAAGTATDERAPVDAAAAPRSMTPTAQP